In one Solanum lycopersicum chromosome 11, SLM_r2.1 genomic region, the following are encoded:
- the LOC101252346 gene encoding sister chromatid cohesion 1 protein 4 isoform X2 has translation MFYSQFILAKKGPLGTIWIAAHLERKLRKNQVADTDIGVSVDSILFPDVPIALRLSSHLLLGVVRIYSRKVGYLFDDCSEALLKVKQAFRSTAVDLPPEESKAPYHSITLPETFELDDFELPDNDIFQGNYVDHHISSREQITLQDNMEGVVYSTSKFGLDERFGDGDTSGLDLDEELFLDKVAAAGDANGSADPQASVEPMTPIKQEEHHEEMVANSESMLDGVDGDADFMDHAPCTPGLVEEPNLSNIQEISACEDHLGLEDRHLTEYAVKANSVNLSCENNVKNGSVLLENQALTDVSNADTVHSGAAEENGYHLGNKCDKQLLPDGQLPPSGVAVDLVSLGDPTVASGPSSAAVHQANAKSSVLECADEIVAASDGQTNERSFQCMLSDMDKVDVSTPGDFPDKPPLPNGISSTKVNYDVSALSSICQPVREDISPSNPRSPKAVSNNIAIPENMDAGESQDITCFETPKTADCLEQSIFDEDTGAQVHILSRCNASAQLDASKSSCEHAVNNELPSNFSGFHQPETSKEGALHASGYSEQISKESLVKEPVPLEDIRKDTDKSTDRADNVVPEDHHMEFMSSSAASALPAPEKILSMSRGLVDLPRSIFPEATPDYLAGFNEVEAGDKFISGKKRSYTESTLTEQSLNSAESSRMVRSKKSGGFIPDDDDLLSSILVGRRSSALKLKATPRPSEITSSKRARSAVRMSASKRKVLMDDIMVLHGDMIRQQLIHAEDIRRVRKKAPCTHAEISAIQKQLLEDEIFRAAVLTGLSVELASLHKQTFDLSTVKVSSSSDVSCSHAEKAVEPQITAEYAENSISNLEEQRQQPSVECAEKPISNLEEQRQQLTAEYAENPITNLEEQQAMVCNESHVERESGKEGSDERFVARDDSMLGAVEATIPTENKEVGEHDQCLNSDASQLRPDTVTDVSAANGFHLEPSDNTAEIGSQVTYLSGADAADTATAAKESLACPKSGGLGGDGDIAAGLPLTDPFNESGREADFILPEVSYGSPNRAPAAQADKSLENLNDENLVVSSDWPESNYFISEAETETENMVEDAVLLEAAQDSATVEIATNVEDIVADDVNQSFADNIMGTEQPKTDASYDETNMHLLDDPIGAGDYPCKQENFSYNMMGTDLTNGNLGDLNDLHYSAAGNDTGFLNFDDDDDEEAEAADDYVPAADVTRITENIGWSSRTRAVSKYLQTLFIKESERGRTSLSMDSLLVGKTRKEASRMFFETLVLKTRDYLHVEQVIPFDDITIKPGMKLMKSDF, from the exons ATGTTTTACTCACAGTTCATATTGGCCAAAAAGGGGCCTTTGGGAACTATATGGATTGCAGCACATTTGGAGAGGAAACTTCGGAAGAATCAAGTTGCTGATACTGATATTGGCGTCTCTGTTG ATTCAATCCTTTTTCCTGATGTACCGATTGCATTGCGATTATCTAGCCATCTTCTGCTTGGAGTTGTGAGGATATATTCTCGAAAGGTGGGTTATCTATTTGATGATTGCAGCGAGGCTTTGCTAAAAGTCAAGCAAGCTTTTCGCTCCACTGCTGTGGATCTACCACCTGAAGAATCTAAGGCTCCATATCACTCAATCACCTTGCCAGAGACTTTTGAACTTGACGATTTTGAATTGCCAGACAATGACATTTTTCAGGG TAATTATGTGGACCATCATATTAGTTCAAGGGAGCAGATCACACTACAAGATAACATGGAGGGTGTGGTTTACTCAACTTCGAAGTTTGGACTGGATG AGAGATTTGGGGATGGTGACACTTCTGGTTTAGACCTTGATGAG GAATTATTTCTGGACAAGGTTGCTGCTGCTGGAGATGCTAATGGGAG TGCGGATCCTCAAGCATCTGTTGAACCAATGACACCAATCAAACAAGAAGAACACCATGAAGAGATGGTTGCAAATTCCGAGAGCATG TTGGATGGAGTTGATGGAGATGCTGATTTCATGGATCATGCTCCATGTACTCCTGGGTTAGTGGAAGAACCAAATTTGTCTAACATTCAGGAAATATCAGCATGTGAGGACCATCTAGGTCTGGAAGATCGTCATTTGACGGAATATGCCGTAAAAGCAAATTCAGTGAATCTCTCTTGTGAAAATAACGTGAAAAACGGAAGTGTGCTTCTAGAAAATCAGGCATTAACTGATGTCTCGAATGCTGATACTGTTCACTCTGGGGCTGCTGAGGAGAATGGTTACCATTTAGGTAACAAGTGTGACAAACAACTCTTGCCAGATGGTCAGCTGCCTCCAAGTGGAGTTGCAGTGGATCTTGTGTCACTTGGTGATCCCACTGTAGCATCTGGACCATCCTCTGCTGCTGTTCATCAGGCTAATGCAAAATCATCTGTACTAGAATGTGCGGATGAGATTGTTGCTGCATCTGATGGTCAAACAAACGAGAGGAGCTTCCAGTGTATGCTTTCTGACATGGACAAGGTTGACGTATCTACCCCTGGTGACTTCCCCGACAAGCCTCCACTTCCAAATGGAATTAGTTCCACAAAAGTTAACTATGATGTTTCTGCTTTAAGTAGCATCTGCCAGCCAGTTCGTGAAGATATTTCACCGAGTAATCCGAGATCACCTAAGGCAGTCTCAAATAACATTGCAATTCCAGAAAACATGGATGCTGGTGAATCCCAAGATATAACTTGCTTTGAAACGCCAAAGACTGCTGATTGTCTGGAACAAAGTATTTTTGATGAAGACACTGGTGCCCAGGTTCATATTCTGAGTCGATGTAATGCTTCTGCTCAACTTGATGCATCGAAGTCTAGTTGTGAGCATGCTGTTAATAACGAGCTACCATCTAATTTTTCTGGTTTCCACCAGCCAGAAACTTCTAAGGAGGGCGCATTACATGCTTCAG GTTATTCAGAACAAATCTCAAAAGAAAGTCTCGTCAAAGAACCTGTTCCACTTGAAGACATTCGGAAAGATACTGACAAATCAACTGATCGAGCAGATAATGTTGTTCCAGAAGATCACCACATGGAATTTATGAGCAGTTCAGCTGCCTCTGCCTTGCCAGCTCCTGAAAAAATTCTATCAATGTCAAGAGGGCTTGTTGATTTACCTCGGAGTATTTTCCCAGAGGCTACGCCGGATTACTTGGCAGGGTTCAATGAGGTGGAGGCTGGTGACAAATTCATTTCAGGAAAGAAGCGCAGTTACACTGAGAGCACACTAACTGAGCAGAGTCTCAACTCAGCTGAATCTTCAAGGATGGTCCGTTCCAAAAAGTCTGGAGGATTTATTCCCGATGATGATGATTTGCTCTCTTCTATACTTG TTGGAAGAAGATCTTCAGCGCTGAAGCTTAAGGCTACTCCTCGACCTTCTGAGATTACATCTAGCAAGCGTGCCCGATCTGCTGTTCGGATGAGTGCCAGTAAAAGAAAGGTTCTTATGGATGATATCATGGTCTTGCACGGAGA TATGATAAGACAACAGTTGATACATGCTGAGGACATACGTCGCGTAAGGAAGAAAGCTCCTTGCACACATGCTGAAATCTCAGCAATCCAGAAACAGTTGTTGGAAGATGAAATTTTCAGAGCAGCAGTATTAACTG GTTTGTCGGTGGAATTGGCTTCTTTACATAAGCAAACATTTGACTTGAGTACAGTCAAAGTCTCTTCTTCTAGTGATGTTAGCTGTTCTCATGCTGAGAAGGCGGTCGAACCCCAGATAACTGCTGAGTATGCTGAAAATTCCATCTCAAATTTGGAGGAACAACGTCAACAGCCAAGTGTTGAGTGTGCTGAAAAACCCATCTCGAATTTGGAGGAACAACGTCAACAGCTAACTGCTGAGTATGCTGAAAACCCCATCACAAATTTGGAGGAACAACAAGCGATGGTGTGCAATGAATCACATGTTGAAAGAGAAAGTGGAAAGGAAGGAAGCGATGAACGGTTTGTAGCTAGAGATGATAGCATGTTAGGAGCTGTTGAGGCTACTATTCCAACTGAGAACAAGGAAGTTGGTGAGCATGACCAATGTTTAAATAGTGACGCCTCTCAATTGCGGCCAGATACTGTCACTGATGTATCAGCGGCCAATGGTTTTCATCTTGAACCTTCAGATAATACAGCAGAAATAGGATCTCAGGTAACTTACCTTTCAGGTGCTGATGCAGCAGATACTGCCACTGCCGCCAAAGAATCATTGGCGTGTCCTAAAAGTGGTGGATTAGGTGGCGATGGTGATATCGCGGCAGGTCTACCTCTGACAGATCCATTTAATGAGTCTGGAAGGGAAGCTGATTTTATTTTACCAGAAGTATCATATGGATCTCCCAATCGTGCACCGGCTGCTCAAGCTGATAAGTCTCTGGAAAATTTGAATGATGAAAACCTTGTAGTTAGTAGTGACTGGCCAGAAAGCAACTACTTTATTTCTGAAGCTGAAACTGAAACTGAGAATATGGTAGAAGATGCAGTTCTATTGGAGGCTGCCCAAGACAGTGCTACAGTTGAAATTGCAACTAATGTAGAAGATATAGTGGCAGATGATGTCAACCAGAGCTTTGCTGATAACATTATGGGCACTGAACAACCCAAAACAGATGCTTCATATGATGAAACGAATATGCATTTGCTGGATGATCCCATAGGAGCCGGAGACTATCCCTGTAAACAAGAAAATTTCTCTTACAATATGATGGGCACAGATCTTACGAATGGCAATCTGGGTGACCTAAAT GATCTACATTATTCAGCCGCTGGAAATGATACAG GGTTTCTGAACttcgatgacgatgatgatgaagaagctGAAGCAGCTGATGATTATGTTCCAGCTGCTGATGTTACCCGTATCACTGAGAACATTGGATGGTCCTCTCGTACAAG GGCTGTTTCCAAATACCTCCAAACCTTGTTTATTAAAGAATCTGAGCGTGGCAGAACGTCTCTCTCCATGGACAGTTTATTAGTTGGTAAAACACGAAAGGAGGCATCAAGGATGTTTTTTGAAACTTTG GTTCTTAAAACAAGAGATTACCTTCATGTAGAGCAAGTGATACCCTTTGACGATATCACAATAAAGCCTGGAATGAAGCTTATGAAATCGGACTTTTGA
- the LOC101252346 gene encoding sister chromatid cohesion 1 protein 4 isoform X1: MFYSQFILAKKGPLGTIWIAAHLERKLRKNQVADTDIGVSVDSILFPDVPIALRLSSHLLLGVVRIYSRKVGYLFDDCSEALLKVKQAFRSTAVDLPPEESKAPYHSITLPETFELDDFELPDNDIFQGNYVDHHISSREQITLQDNMEGVVYSTSKFGLDERFGDGDTSGLDLDEELFLDKVAAAGDANGSADPQASVEPMTPIKQEEHHEEMVANSESMLDGVDGDADFMDHAPCTPGLVEEPNLSNIQEISACEDHLGLEDRHLTEYAVKANSVNLSCENNVKNGSVLLENQALTDVSNADTVHSGAAEENGYHLGNKCDKQLLPDGQLPPSGVAVDLVSLGDPTVASGPSSAAVHQANAKSSVLECADEIVAASDGQTNERSFQCMLSDMDKVDVSTPGDFPDKPPLPNGISSTKVNYDVSALSSICQPVREDISPSNPRSPKAVSNNIAIPENMDAGESQDITCFETPKTADCLEQSIFDEDTGAQVHILSRCNASAQLDASKSSCEHAVNNELPSNFSGFHQPETSKEGALHASAGYSEQISKESLVKEPVPLEDIRKDTDKSTDRADNVVPEDHHMEFMSSSAASALPAPEKILSMSRGLVDLPRSIFPEATPDYLAGFNEVEAGDKFISGKKRSYTESTLTEQSLNSAESSRMVRSKKSGGFIPDDDDLLSSILVGRRSSALKLKATPRPSEITSSKRARSAVRMSASKRKVLMDDIMVLHGDMIRQQLIHAEDIRRVRKKAPCTHAEISAIQKQLLEDEIFRAAVLTGLSVELASLHKQTFDLSTVKVSSSSDVSCSHAEKAVEPQITAEYAENSISNLEEQRQQPSVECAEKPISNLEEQRQQLTAEYAENPITNLEEQQAMVCNESHVERESGKEGSDERFVARDDSMLGAVEATIPTENKEVGEHDQCLNSDASQLRPDTVTDVSAANGFHLEPSDNTAEIGSQVTYLSGADAADTATAAKESLACPKSGGLGGDGDIAAGLPLTDPFNESGREADFILPEVSYGSPNRAPAAQADKSLENLNDENLVVSSDWPESNYFISEAETETENMVEDAVLLEAAQDSATVEIATNVEDIVADDVNQSFADNIMGTEQPKTDASYDETNMHLLDDPIGAGDYPCKQENFSYNMMGTDLTNGNLGDLNDLHYSAAGNDTGFLNFDDDDDEEAEAADDYVPAADVTRITENIGWSSRTRAVSKYLQTLFIKESERGRTSLSMDSLLVGKTRKEASRMFFETLVLKTRDYLHVEQVIPFDDITIKPGMKLMKSDF; encoded by the exons ATGTTTTACTCACAGTTCATATTGGCCAAAAAGGGGCCTTTGGGAACTATATGGATTGCAGCACATTTGGAGAGGAAACTTCGGAAGAATCAAGTTGCTGATACTGATATTGGCGTCTCTGTTG ATTCAATCCTTTTTCCTGATGTACCGATTGCATTGCGATTATCTAGCCATCTTCTGCTTGGAGTTGTGAGGATATATTCTCGAAAGGTGGGTTATCTATTTGATGATTGCAGCGAGGCTTTGCTAAAAGTCAAGCAAGCTTTTCGCTCCACTGCTGTGGATCTACCACCTGAAGAATCTAAGGCTCCATATCACTCAATCACCTTGCCAGAGACTTTTGAACTTGACGATTTTGAATTGCCAGACAATGACATTTTTCAGGG TAATTATGTGGACCATCATATTAGTTCAAGGGAGCAGATCACACTACAAGATAACATGGAGGGTGTGGTTTACTCAACTTCGAAGTTTGGACTGGATG AGAGATTTGGGGATGGTGACACTTCTGGTTTAGACCTTGATGAG GAATTATTTCTGGACAAGGTTGCTGCTGCTGGAGATGCTAATGGGAG TGCGGATCCTCAAGCATCTGTTGAACCAATGACACCAATCAAACAAGAAGAACACCATGAAGAGATGGTTGCAAATTCCGAGAGCATG TTGGATGGAGTTGATGGAGATGCTGATTTCATGGATCATGCTCCATGTACTCCTGGGTTAGTGGAAGAACCAAATTTGTCTAACATTCAGGAAATATCAGCATGTGAGGACCATCTAGGTCTGGAAGATCGTCATTTGACGGAATATGCCGTAAAAGCAAATTCAGTGAATCTCTCTTGTGAAAATAACGTGAAAAACGGAAGTGTGCTTCTAGAAAATCAGGCATTAACTGATGTCTCGAATGCTGATACTGTTCACTCTGGGGCTGCTGAGGAGAATGGTTACCATTTAGGTAACAAGTGTGACAAACAACTCTTGCCAGATGGTCAGCTGCCTCCAAGTGGAGTTGCAGTGGATCTTGTGTCACTTGGTGATCCCACTGTAGCATCTGGACCATCCTCTGCTGCTGTTCATCAGGCTAATGCAAAATCATCTGTACTAGAATGTGCGGATGAGATTGTTGCTGCATCTGATGGTCAAACAAACGAGAGGAGCTTCCAGTGTATGCTTTCTGACATGGACAAGGTTGACGTATCTACCCCTGGTGACTTCCCCGACAAGCCTCCACTTCCAAATGGAATTAGTTCCACAAAAGTTAACTATGATGTTTCTGCTTTAAGTAGCATCTGCCAGCCAGTTCGTGAAGATATTTCACCGAGTAATCCGAGATCACCTAAGGCAGTCTCAAATAACATTGCAATTCCAGAAAACATGGATGCTGGTGAATCCCAAGATATAACTTGCTTTGAAACGCCAAAGACTGCTGATTGTCTGGAACAAAGTATTTTTGATGAAGACACTGGTGCCCAGGTTCATATTCTGAGTCGATGTAATGCTTCTGCTCAACTTGATGCATCGAAGTCTAGTTGTGAGCATGCTGTTAATAACGAGCTACCATCTAATTTTTCTGGTTTCCACCAGCCAGAAACTTCTAAGGAGGGCGCATTACATGCTTCAG CAGGTTATTCAGAACAAATCTCAAAAGAAAGTCTCGTCAAAGAACCTGTTCCACTTGAAGACATTCGGAAAGATACTGACAAATCAACTGATCGAGCAGATAATGTTGTTCCAGAAGATCACCACATGGAATTTATGAGCAGTTCAGCTGCCTCTGCCTTGCCAGCTCCTGAAAAAATTCTATCAATGTCAAGAGGGCTTGTTGATTTACCTCGGAGTATTTTCCCAGAGGCTACGCCGGATTACTTGGCAGGGTTCAATGAGGTGGAGGCTGGTGACAAATTCATTTCAGGAAAGAAGCGCAGTTACACTGAGAGCACACTAACTGAGCAGAGTCTCAACTCAGCTGAATCTTCAAGGATGGTCCGTTCCAAAAAGTCTGGAGGATTTATTCCCGATGATGATGATTTGCTCTCTTCTATACTTG TTGGAAGAAGATCTTCAGCGCTGAAGCTTAAGGCTACTCCTCGACCTTCTGAGATTACATCTAGCAAGCGTGCCCGATCTGCTGTTCGGATGAGTGCCAGTAAAAGAAAGGTTCTTATGGATGATATCATGGTCTTGCACGGAGA TATGATAAGACAACAGTTGATACATGCTGAGGACATACGTCGCGTAAGGAAGAAAGCTCCTTGCACACATGCTGAAATCTCAGCAATCCAGAAACAGTTGTTGGAAGATGAAATTTTCAGAGCAGCAGTATTAACTG GTTTGTCGGTGGAATTGGCTTCTTTACATAAGCAAACATTTGACTTGAGTACAGTCAAAGTCTCTTCTTCTAGTGATGTTAGCTGTTCTCATGCTGAGAAGGCGGTCGAACCCCAGATAACTGCTGAGTATGCTGAAAATTCCATCTCAAATTTGGAGGAACAACGTCAACAGCCAAGTGTTGAGTGTGCTGAAAAACCCATCTCGAATTTGGAGGAACAACGTCAACAGCTAACTGCTGAGTATGCTGAAAACCCCATCACAAATTTGGAGGAACAACAAGCGATGGTGTGCAATGAATCACATGTTGAAAGAGAAAGTGGAAAGGAAGGAAGCGATGAACGGTTTGTAGCTAGAGATGATAGCATGTTAGGAGCTGTTGAGGCTACTATTCCAACTGAGAACAAGGAAGTTGGTGAGCATGACCAATGTTTAAATAGTGACGCCTCTCAATTGCGGCCAGATACTGTCACTGATGTATCAGCGGCCAATGGTTTTCATCTTGAACCTTCAGATAATACAGCAGAAATAGGATCTCAGGTAACTTACCTTTCAGGTGCTGATGCAGCAGATACTGCCACTGCCGCCAAAGAATCATTGGCGTGTCCTAAAAGTGGTGGATTAGGTGGCGATGGTGATATCGCGGCAGGTCTACCTCTGACAGATCCATTTAATGAGTCTGGAAGGGAAGCTGATTTTATTTTACCAGAAGTATCATATGGATCTCCCAATCGTGCACCGGCTGCTCAAGCTGATAAGTCTCTGGAAAATTTGAATGATGAAAACCTTGTAGTTAGTAGTGACTGGCCAGAAAGCAACTACTTTATTTCTGAAGCTGAAACTGAAACTGAGAATATGGTAGAAGATGCAGTTCTATTGGAGGCTGCCCAAGACAGTGCTACAGTTGAAATTGCAACTAATGTAGAAGATATAGTGGCAGATGATGTCAACCAGAGCTTTGCTGATAACATTATGGGCACTGAACAACCCAAAACAGATGCTTCATATGATGAAACGAATATGCATTTGCTGGATGATCCCATAGGAGCCGGAGACTATCCCTGTAAACAAGAAAATTTCTCTTACAATATGATGGGCACAGATCTTACGAATGGCAATCTGGGTGACCTAAAT GATCTACATTATTCAGCCGCTGGAAATGATACAG GGTTTCTGAACttcgatgacgatgatgatgaagaagctGAAGCAGCTGATGATTATGTTCCAGCTGCTGATGTTACCCGTATCACTGAGAACATTGGATGGTCCTCTCGTACAAG GGCTGTTTCCAAATACCTCCAAACCTTGTTTATTAAAGAATCTGAGCGTGGCAGAACGTCTCTCTCCATGGACAGTTTATTAGTTGGTAAAACACGAAAGGAGGCATCAAGGATGTTTTTTGAAACTTTG GTTCTTAAAACAAGAGATTACCTTCATGTAGAGCAAGTGATACCCTTTGACGATATCACAATAAAGCCTGGAATGAAGCTTATGAAATCGGACTTTTGA
- the LOC101257922 gene encoding pentatricopeptide repeat-containing protein At4g01570, producing MATKVQRNLAVLYNKRQFSVAGASYTGTTSAAKTAAASKVGNLIVVASIAKALIKRGGTRNLEKYGDLIPLSESLVLQVLRRNNLDAEKKLDFFKWCSLRPNFKHSTETYSQMFKCICYSRNHREDVFVLLNSMKDDEVLLNSATFKLLLDSFTRTGNFDSALEILEFVEGDLANSSCLSPDVYNSVLIALVQKNQVNLALSIFLKLLETNDGNSIGVSSAIACNELLVGLKRGNMRAEFKQVFDKLRGGNVFPFDRWGYNICIHAFGCWGDLSRSLSLFKEMKERGSCFSPDLCTYNSLIHVLCLLGKVKDAFVVWEELKGSSGLEPDAYTYRIVIQGCSKAYLINDAIKVFTEMQYNGIRPDTIVYNSLLDGLLKVRKLTDACNLFQKMIEDDGVRASCWTYNILIDGLFKNGRALAAYTLFCDLKKKSNNFVDGVSYSIVILHLCREDRLDEALKLVEEMEARGFTVDLVTITSLLIAIYREGHWDYTERLMKHIRDSNLVPIIIRWKDSMEATMKAPQSREKDFTPIFPSNRNFGDILGLENLTDAETDIALGAEEAEIHYQESDPWSSSPYMDLLADKVSSQSNSSRTFSLTGGKRIDTKSADSFDIDMVNTFLSIFLAKGKLSMACKLFEIFTDMGADPVSYTYNSMMSSFVKKGYFNEAWGVLQEMGEKVCPSDVATYNVIIQGLGKMGRADLADAVLDKLMKQGGYLDIVMYNTLINALGKAGRIEEVNKLFQQMKDSGINPDVVTYNTLIEVHAKAGQLKQSYKFLRMMLEAGCAPNQVTDTTLDFLEKEIEKLRYQKASMKRPNVDNPL from the coding sequence ATGGCCACTAAAGTTCAGAGAAATCTCGCAGTTCTGTACAATAAAAGACAATTCTCCGTCGCCGGAGCTTCATACACCGGTACAACCTCCGCGGCGAAGACGGCGGCGGCATCAAAGGTCGGAAATTTAATCGTGGTCGCTTCAATTGCAAAAGCTTTGATAAAGCGAGGAGGAACACGTAACCTAGAAAAGTACGGCGATTTAATTCCCTTATCAGAAAGCCTAGTCCTTCAAGTTCTCCGCCGCAACAATTTGGATGCTGAAAAGAAATTAGACTTCTTCAAATGGTGTTCTCTCAGGCCTAATTTCAAACACTCTACTGAAACATACTCTCAAATGTTCAAATGCATTTGCTATAGTCGCAATCACCGGGAAGATGTTTTTGTATTGTTAAACTCAATGAAGGATGATGAAGTGTTGCTTAATTCGGCCACATTTAAGTTACTACTCGACTCGTTTACTCGAACTGGTAATTTCGATTCAGCTCTTGAGATTTTGGAGTTTGTAGAAGGAGATTTGGCTAACTCTAGTTGTTTAAGTCCTGATGTGTATAATTCTGTACTTATTGCTCTTGTACAAAAGAATCAAGTTAATTTAGCTTTgtcgatttttcttaaattgttgGAAACTAATGATGGGAATAGCATTGGGGTTAGTAGTGCCATTGCCTGTAATGAGTTGCTTGTTGGCCTTAAGAGGGGTAATATGAGAGCTGAGTTTAAACAAGTTTTTGATAAGCTTAGGGGAGGGAATGTGTTTCCGTTCGATAGATGGGGGTATAATATATGCATTCATGCGTTCGGGTGTTGGGGGGATTTGTCTAGGTCTTTGAGtctttttaaagaaatgaagGAAAGGGGAAGTTGCTTTAGTCCCGACTTGTGTACTTATAATAGCTTGATTCATGTGCTTTGCTTGCTCGGAAAGGTTAAGGATGCTTTTGTTGTGTGGGAGGAATTAAAGGGATCATCGGGGTTGGAACCTGATGCTTATACCTACCGAATCGTTATACAAGGTTGCTCTAAGGCTTACCTGATAAATGATGCGATAAAAGTGTTTACTGAGATGCAGTACAATGGCATACGTCCTGATACTATAGTATATAACTCCCTCTTAGATGGACTACTCAAGGTAAGAAAGTTGACAGATGCATGCAATTTATTCCAGAAAATGATTGAAGATGATGGTGTACGAGCCAGTTGTTGGACCTATAATATTCTTATTGATGGCTTGTTCAAGAATGGGAGGGCTTTGGCTGCTTATACCCTATTTTgtgatttgaagaagaaaagtaaTAATTTCGTGGATGGGGTTAGTTATAGCATTGTCATTTTACATCTTTGTCGAGAAGATAGGCTTGACGAAGCACTGAAGTTGGTGGAAGAGATGGAAGCTAGAGGGTTTACTGTTGATTTGGTTACTATAACTTCTCTTTTGATTGCAATCTACAGGGAGGGACATTGGGACTATACAGAGAGGCTTATGAAGCACATCAGGGATAGCAATTTAGTTCCAATTATTATCAGATGGAAAGACAGTATGGAGGCTACAATGAAAGCTCCACAGAGCAGAGAAAAGGATTTTACACCCATTTTTCCATCCAACCGGAACTTTGGTGATATTCTAGGCCTAGAAAACTTAACAGACGCTGAGACGGATATTGCCCTTGGGGCAGAGGAAGCTGAGATACACTATCAAGAAAGTGATCCGTGGTCATCATCGCCATATATGGACTTGCTGGCTGATAAAGTTAGCTCCCAAAGTAATTCTTCAAGAACGTTCTCTCTTACTGGAGGAAAACGAATAGACACTAAAAGTGCAGATTCTTTTGATATTGACATGGTGAATACCTTCTTGTCGATATTTTTGGCCAAAGGAAAATTGAGCATGGCttgtaaattatttgaaattttcacCGACATGGGCGCTGACCCTGTTAGTTATACTTACAATTCTATGATGAGTTCATTTGTCAAGAAGGGATATTTCAATGAAGCATGGGGCGTTTTACAGGAAATGGGCGAGAAAGTTTGCCCTTCTGATGTAGCAACATACAATGTCATAATCCAAGGATTGGGAAAGATGGGAAGGGCTGATCTTGCTGATGCCGTACTAGACAAACTAATGAAGCAGGGAGGTTACCTTGACATTGTAATGTATAACACCTTGATTAATGCCCTCGGGAAGGCTGGCAGAATCGAGGAAGTAAATAAGCTTTTCCAGCAGATGAAAGATAGTGGAATAAATCCAGATGTCGTCACTTACAATACACTAATTGAAGTTCATGCCAAGGCGGGCCAGCTTAAGCAATCTTATAAGTTTTTAAGGATGATGTTGGAAGCAGGTTGTGCGCCGAACCAGGTAACTGATACTACTTTGGACTTTCTGGAGAAGGAGATTGAAAAATTGAGATACCAAAAGGCATCCATGAAACGCCCAAATGTAGATAATCCTTTATGA